In Clavibacter californiensis, the sequence TGCTCGGAGCGGACGGTGTCGAGCGGCTGCGCCTCCCAGGTCGTGACGGTCATCGCGCGCCGTCCCGCGGCCCGCGCTCCGGGGCGCACTCGCCCTCGTACGCGCGCTGCGGCATCTGCGTCGCGAGCTTGCCGCCGCTGACATCGACGAGCGTGCCCGTGATGTACCCGGCGCGGTCGCTCGCGAGGAACACGAGGAGGTCGGCGACGTCGTCGGGCCGCTCCCACCGGCGGATGCTGAGGGTGTCGAGCAGCCGGTCCTGCGCGGGCTCCGGCATCTCGGCGAAGCCGTTCATGGCGGTGGGGATCATGCCGGGCGCGTACGCGTTGACGGTGATGCCCCATGGCCCGAGCTCGCTCGCGAGCACGCGCGTGAACTGCACGACCGCGGCCTTCGACGCGCCGTACGCGGCCGCTCCGACGCTCGGGATGACGGCCGCGAACGACGCCGCGTTGATGATGCGCCCGCCTCCCGCCGCCTTCATGGCCGGGATGACGGCCTGCGAGAGCAGGAACACCCCGCCGACGTTCACGTCGAACGCGGCCTGGAAGCGCGCGGGCTCGAGCGTCTCGACGGATCCCTCCACGTTGATCCCGGCGTTGTTCACGAGCACGTCGACGCGACCGGCGGCCTCGACCACCTGCGCGATCGCCGCCTGCACGGAGGCCTGGTCGGTGACATCGGCGACGATCGCGGTGATCCCCTCCGGCAGCGCGTCGCGGAAGCGGAGGTCGAGCCCGAAGACCCGGCACCCCTCGGCCAGGAAGCGCTCGGCGATGGCGCGGCCGATGCCCTGGGCGGCACCGGAGACGACGACGACCCTGTCGTTGAGATCGATGAGCATGCGTGTTCCCCTCGGTCCTAATAGCGTTTCCCTCAACGTAGGGGAGACCGCCATGTCCGGAGCACGGATGCACGACCAGCACGACGACCACGACCTCGATGCGCGTGGGGAGGGAGCGGCGAGTCCGCGGACGCTGTGGATCAGCGGTGCGGGGTCCGGCGTCGGCCGCGCGACCGCGGTGGCCGCGGCCCGCGACGGCTGGGACCTCGTGCTCTCGGGCCGCCGCCGGGAGGCGCTCGAGGAGACGCGCGCTCTCGTCGACGACCTCGGATCCACCGCCGTCGTCGCGCCGCTCGACGTGACCGACGACGACGCGCTCGCCGCTGTGGTCGCGGGCCTCGACCGGCTCGACGGGATCGTCGTGGCGGCCGGCCTCAACGCCCCGCGGCGCTCGTGGGCCGAGCAGGAGACCGCCGACTTCGACCGCATCGTCGCGACCAACCTCACCGGCCCGGCGCACCAGGTCGCCGCCGCCCTCCCGCTGCTGCGGGTGTCCGGCGGCACGGTCGTGCTCGTCTCCTCGTACGCCGCGTGGACCCACTCGCCGGGCGCGGGCGTCGCCTACAGCGCCTCGAAGACGGCGCTCGGGGCGCTCGTGCGCGACCTCAACGCGCAGGAGGCGGGCAGCGGGATCCGCGCCACGCACCTCTGCCCCGGCACCATCGACAGCGAGTTCCTCGCGCTCCGGCCCACCGTCCCCGACGCGGCCGAGCGCGCCGCGATGCTCACGCCCGACGACGTGGCCCGGGCCGCGATGTTCGTGCTGGCGTCGCCGCGGCACGTGCGGATCGACGAGCTCGTGCTCTCCCCGATGTCGCAGCGCGGCGGGTTCTAGTCCGGCCCGACCTGCGAGGGGCGGTGGCGGTCAGTCGCCGCCGCCGCCTCCACCATCTCCGCCACCGCCACCGCCACCGCTGTCGCCTCCGCCGCCGTGGGCACCGCCGTCACCGCCGTCACCGCTGTGCCCGCCATCACCATGACCGCCGCCGTGCCCGTCGGCCATGTGCCCGCTCCACGCGTCGGTCGGGACGTACATGCCGCCGCCGTCGTCCCGTGTGCTGCCTCGGCGGTTCCGCGGGCCTCGCCGGTCCCGCGACGTCCCGAAGCCCATCAGCCCGGCGACGAGGACCAGCACGAGGAACACGGCGTAGCCGAGGAGGAACGGCGGGGAATCCATGGCGCCACCCTAGGTGCGGCGCGACCCGCATGGCGATGGGTGGCATGCGCGTGCGCCGGCGGCGATCAGCTCGCCCCCGGCACCACGATCCCGCGCTCGTACGCGAACACGACGGCCTGCACGCGGTCCCGCACGCCGAGCTTGAGCAGGAGGCGGGACACGTGCGTCTTCACGGTGGCCTCGCCGAGGTAGAGGCGCTCGGCGATCTCGGCGTTGGCGAGCCCCTCGGCGAGGAGGCGCAGCACCTCGAGCTCGCGATCGGTGAGGGTGGCGACGCGCGGGTCGGTCGGGATCGTGGGGATCGGCGCGGTGGAGGCGGCGTCGGCGGATCCGCGGCCGAAGCGCTCGATGACCCGGCGCGTGACGTCGGGCGAGAGCAGGGCGTCGCCGCGCGCGATCACGTGCACGGCCTCCACGAGCGACTCCGGCGACGCGCTCTTCAGCACGAACCCGCTCGCGCCCGCATCCAGCGCGGTGAAGAGGTAGTCCTCGCGGTCGAACGTGGTGAGCATGAGGACGCTCGCGGTGATCTCCGGGTCGGCGACGATGCGGCGCGTGGCCTCGAGGCCGTCGACGCGCGGCATCTGCACGTCCATGCAGATCACGTCGGGCGAGAGCGCGGCGGCGAGGCGCACGCCCTCCTCGCCGTCGGCGGCCTCGCCGACCACCTCGATGCCGTCCTCGCTCTCGAGGATCACGCGGATGCCGGCGCGCACGAGCGCCTGGTCGTCGACGAGGAGGACGCGGACGGACGCGGGCGCGGCGGGTCCGGTCGGGTCGGTCGGCTCTGTGCTCATGCGCGGGTCTCCTCGGGGGTCGGGGCGGGGATCGACGCGTCGACCGGGACGGGCATCGGCGCCGGCGGCGCGACCGGCGCCCGCCCCGTGGGCACCGAGGCGCGCACGAGGTAGCCGCCGCGCGCCTTCGGGCCGATCTCGATGGATCCGCCCACCGCCGCCACGCGCTCCCGCATGCCGCGCTGGCCGAGCCCCCCCGGCCCGTTCCGCACAGGGCCCGCGGCCGCCGACGCCGCGGCTCCCGCGGGTCCGCCGTCGCTGACCTCCACCTCGACGCGGTCGTCGAGGTAGCGGAGCCGGAGGTCGACGCGGGCGCCCGTGCCCGCGTGCTTGCGCACGTTCGTGAGCGACTCCTGCGCGACCCGGTAGACGATGAGGTCGACCGTGGGCGTGAGCGGCCGCGGGGTGCCGATGACGTCGTACGCGACCGCGAGGCCCGCACCGCACGCCTCCGCCACGAGCTCGTGCAGCTGGTCGACGCCGCGGGTGGACGCCGTGCGGGTCTGGTCGTCGGCGGCGCCGTCGTGCCCGGTGGATCCCGTGCCGTCATCCTCCTGCCGCAGCGCGACGAGCATGCGGTGCAGCTCCTCGATGGCGCTGCGCGCGTTGTCCTCCACGATGCCGAGCGAGGCCGCGGCCTTGTCGGCGTCGCGCCCGAGGACCCGGCGGGCCGCACCCGCGTGCACGCCCATCACCGAGACGTGGTGCGCGACGACGTCGTGCAGCTCCCGGGCGATGCGCACCCGCTCGATCGTGACCGCCTGCTCCGCCACCCGCTCGCGCTCGGTCGCCAGCTCGGCCGTGCGCGTCTCGAGCGCGCAGCGGTCGCGCGCCGACGCCCACGCGCGGTCGCCGAAGTACCAGGCCCCGCCGAAGTAGAGGAGGTTCGTGATGATGGAGATGAGGCCCGCGGCCACGGGGGCGGGGATCCAGGCGTCGGCGGGCGCCTTCTCGAACGTCGACCCGGCGAGCGAGTAGAACCCCGAGGTCTGCAGCAGCGAGCTGAAGAGCCACGCGAACATGCCCACCACGATGATGCCGCGCGTGATGTTCGCCCGCATCCGGTTCCGGCCCCAGGCGCCGAGCGAGTACATGGCGATGAACATGGCGATGTTCGAGAACAGCACCTCCGGCACGAACTGGTCCGCGCCGACGACGAACGTGACGCCGAGCACGAGGGTCACGGCCTCGGGCTGGAGGCGGCGGAACGCCAGAGGGGCGGTCATGAGCAGGATCCAGGCGGCGATGATCCACATCGCCGGCCGCGAGGGGAACATGCCGAGCGCGTAGTACTGCATGACGCTGAAGGTGGTGAGCACCAGCATCACCGCGGCGAGCATCGCGTCGAACCGCAGCCCCGCGCGGTCGGGCCGGGGCCGCACCCAGAAGCGGTCGACGCTGTCGGGGGCGGATGCGGCGCTCATGCGCCCACGGTATCGACGCGGCCCCGCGCACCGCATCCGCCGGATGACGGAACGCCCGCCGATGACGGGAGGCTGTGGCCGGACACCGGGATAGGCCGCATGGGTCAACCGGTGCCAGACTGGCCCGACGGGCGCATCCGCCCGGCCGTCTCTCCCGCACCGCCGCGGATCCTCCTCCGTGCACGCCGTCCGCCCGCACGAGAGGCGCCCGACCCCCGTCCCGCGCCCTCGTCGCCCGCTCTCGCGCTCGCCGGCCGGATCCGCTCGCACCACCGCCGACGCCCGCGCCGGCACGAAAGGACCCCCATGTCCGACACCACCGCATCCGCCCGCCCGGCGGCCGGGGGCACCGGCGCGTCCGGGACGCCCGGCGCCGGCCGGCCCGCCGCCCCCGTCGTCTCCCGCCGCGCATGGCAGACGCTCATCGTGCTGCTCGCCGGCATGTTCATCGCGCTGCTCGACACGACCATCGTGAACGTGGCGCTGCCCACCATCCGCACGAGCCTCGAGGCCTCCGAGTCGACGCTGAGCTGGATCATCTCCGGCTACGCGCTCGCGTTCGGCCTCGCGCTCATCCCGGCCGGCCGCCTCGGCGACCGCTACGGGCACAAGTGGGTGTTCGTGACCGGCATCGCGCTCTTCACGCTCGCCAGCCTCGCGTGCGGTGTGGCTCAGGACGACCTCCAGCTCGTGATCTCGCGCGTGGTGCAGGGGCTCGCCGGCGGCCTGTTCGTGCCCGCGGTGACCGCATTCATCCAGCTGCTGTTCCCGCCGCAGGCGCGCGGCAAGGCGTTCGCCATCATGGGCGCCGTCATCGGCGTCTCCTCCGCGCTCGGCCCGATCGTGGGCGGCCTGATCATCCAGGCGGCGGGGGAGGAGTCGGGCTGGCGCCTGGTCTTCTTCGTGAACCTGCCCGTCGGCGTCGCCACCGTGATCGCCGCCATCTTCCTGCTCCCCAGCCGCCGCGTGGCGGAGGAGGTCGCGCGCGACGTGCGGGCCCAGTCCGGCCAGCGCGCGGGCGCCCAGCAGGGCGGATCCGCCCCCGCGAAGGCCGCGGCACCCGCGGCCTCGGGCGTCGACCTCGTCGGCATCCTGCTCGTGAGCGCCGGCCTCGTCGCGCTGCTCGTGCCGCTCATCGACGGCCAGGACCAGGGCTGGCCGCTCTGGACCTACCTCTCCCTCGCGGGAGGCGTCGTGCTCCTGGCGCTCTTCGGCGCGTGGGAGGTCATGCAGACGAAGCGCTCGAAGGGCGTCCTCGTGCCGCCGCGCCTGTTCACGCACCCGGCCTTCACCGGCGGCGTGATCCTCGCGATGGTCTACTTCGCGGCCTTCACGAGCATCTTCTTCACCGTCTCGATCCTGTGGCAGTCGGGCCTCGGCAACTCGGCGCTCGAGTCGGGCCTCGTCTCGATCCCGTTCGCGATCGGCAGCATCGTCGGCTCCTCGCAGAGCAACCGCCTCACGAACCGCCTCGGCCGCACCGTGCTCGTGATCGGCACCGCGCTCGTGAGCGTCGGCCTCATCTGGCTGTGGCTCGTGCTGCTGAACACCGCGGCCGAGGATCTGACCAGCTGGATGCTCCTCGTCCCGCTGCTGCTCGCGGGCATCGGCAACGGCCTGTTCATCGCCCCGAACGCGCAGTTCATCGTCGCGACGGTCGACCCCTCCGAGGCGGGCGCGGCATCCGGCGTGATCGGCACCGTGCAGCGCGTCGGCTCGGCGGTGGGCATCGCGGTGATCGGAAGCGTGCTGTTCGCGGGCGTCGCGGGCGCCGGGATCCAGGGCCCGCAGATGGTGCCGCAGGCGTTCACCGACGCGTCGGCCTCGGCCATGGGCGTCAGCGCGATCTTCGCGGTCGTCGCCTTCGCGCTCGTGTTCGCCCTGCCGCGGCGGGTGTCGCGCGGGCACTGATCCGCGCCGCTCCACCCGCTCCACCTCTCGCCGATCCGGATCCGTCCGGGTCGGCGAGAGCCGTCGGGAGGCCCGGCAGGCCGGCGCGCGCACGGCTCTCGACAACGGGCCCCGCACGCGCGAGGGTCGTCCGCATGAGCATCTTCCTCACCTGCCCTGTCGCGGACGTCGAGCGCGCGGCCGCCTTCTACGTCGCTCTCGGCTGGACCCGGATCGACGCCATGTCCGGTCCGCGCAATGCCTGCTTCGCGATCGCGCCCGACCAGTTCGTCATGCTCGCCAGCCGCGAGATGTACGCGAGCGTCGGCGGCGTCGAGGAGCTCGTCGGCGGCCCCGACACGCCCTCGAAGGTGAACGTCTCGTTCGACCTCGACAGCCGCGCGGCCGTGGACGCGCTCGTCGAGCGGGCCCGCGCGGCCGGCGGCCGCATCGGCGACACCGACGAGCACCTCGCGATGTACCAGCGCCAGTTCGACGACCTCGACGGGTACCACTACTCGCCGTTCTGGATGGACCCGGGCGCGGACGCGGACGCCTAGCCGGCCGCGTGGATCCGCTCGCGCAGCCGCCCGAGCGCCTCCGCGGCGCCGTGCAGCACCGCGATGTGGCCGTCGCCCGGGCGGATCACGAGCTCGGCGCCCGGCACGCGGTCGGCGAGCCAGCGCGCGTGGGCGACCGGTGCGATCCGGTCGGCGTCGCCGTGCAGCAGGATCACCGGGGTGCGGACCGCCGCCAGGTCGACGCCCCAGTCGGCGACGAGCGCCAGGTCGTCGTCGACCATGCCGCCGGGACCGGCGTCCAGCCCGTGAGCCGCGACCCCGTTCAGCCAGGCCCAATCGGTCTCCAGCGCGCGGAGGTCGCCGTCGGTGAACATCGCCGGGTCGAACGTCGACGCCGCCAGCTCCTCCTCGAGCGCCTCTCGCCCCGCCACCGCGGCCCGCAGCTCGCGTTCCCCGCCCGCGTGCATCCCGGCGAACCAGTCGAGTCCCTCCGCCTCGACGGGCGCGAGGGCGGCCCCGCACAGCGCGCCGAGCACGCGGTCCGGGAGGGCAGCCGCTGCGGCCAGGGCGAGCACCGCGCCGCTCGAGTGCCCGAGCACGGCGAACCGGTCGATCCCGAGGGCGTCGGCGACGGCCGCGTCGTCGGAGGCCGCGTCGGCGACGGTCCGGCCCGGGTGCCGGGTGGACCCGCCGTACCCCGGCCGGTCGTACGACACCCACCGGATCCCGCGGCCCTCGGGCGCCTCGACGAGCGGCGCGGGCGGCGGCCCGACGTTCGGGGTGCCGTGGTGGTAGACGACCACGAGGTCGGCGCCGTCGCCGGATCCTGTGTCGTAGCAGTGCAGCGTGCGGCCGTCGGGGAGCCGCAGATCCGTCTCGGTGAGCATGGGCCGAGCGTAGGTGCGCGTGCGCCCGGCGGACAGGGGCGGCCGGGAGCCGGGACGCGCGCGCCGCACGGTGACAGGATCGGCGCATGGACGAGGCGCAGCGCAGCGAGCTCCGGGAGCTGCGCCGTCGCGCGTACGCACCCGCCCCTGATCTCGACGGGGCCGAGCTCGACCGGCTGCGGGAGCTCGAGGCGCGACAGGGCGGAGCGGCTGACACAGCGTCGCACCTGGCGGGCGCTGCCTCGCCCGTCGCTCCGCCCGCGGCCCACCCCGTGGCTCCCGCCCCCGCGGATCCCGCCCTCGACGAGCGCGACGCCGACGATGACGGCGCCCCCGCATCCCGCGCGCCCGCATCCCGCCGCCGCACCGCGATCCTCTGGGCCGCGTCCGTCCTCGTCGCGGTCGGCGGGACCGTCGCGCTCACCTCCGGCCTCGCGTCGATGACGGGCCGCGACGTCGGCACCGTCGCGCTGGATCCCGACCGGCCCGTGCCCGACCGGTGGGACGACTTGTACCAGGACGTCGCGACGGGCGTAGGCGAGTTCCACGGCCTCACGGTGATCGGCCTGGAGAACCCCGAGGACGACCAGGCGTGCGTCACGGTCGTCGCCCCGCGCTTCGCCCGCGGCGCGAACCCGATCGGCGGATGCGCGGCCGGGTCGTTCCCGGCCCGCGGCGTGCTCACGGTCACGGGCGACATGCCGGCCGAGCTCCGCGACGAGTTCCCCGAGGGCACGGCGCTCGAGTTCGTGCTCGAGGACGGATCCGTGCGGGTCACGTCGGGCTGACGGCGGCGGCGTCCGGCCGCGGGGATCAGCCGAGGATCGCGCGCATCCTCTCGTAGAACGCTGCCGGGTCACCGCTCAGCGAGTCCTTGACCATGCGGCTCCAGTCGTCCACGACCACCTCGACGGATCCCGCGGCCACGCTGTCGAGTGACGCGCGGGCCACGTCGCGCGGGGCGATCATCGGCCCGTCGTAGCCGGCCATGATGTCGGTGTCCGCCGCGCCGAGGTGCACGCCCTGCACGAGCGTGCCCTGCCCGGCGAGCTCCAGCCGCACCGCGTTCGTCATGTTCCACTCGGCCGCCTTCGCCGCCGCGTAGCCGCCGTTGGCGGGGGTCGAGAACCACGACAGCGCCGAGAGGATGTTGACGATCGCGCCGCCGCCGTTGGCCGCGAGCACGGGCGCCAAGGCGCGGATCACGCCGAGCGTCCCGTAGAAGTGCGTGTCCATCTCGCGGCGGATCTCCGCCATGTCGCCCGTGATAAGCGCCGCGCCCGTCGAGATGCCGGCGTTGTTGACGACGAGGGTCACGTCGGAGGCAACCTCGGCCGCGGCGGTCACCGACGCGGGGTCGGCGAGGTCGAGGCGCAGCACCTCGACGCCGGGGATGTCGATCGCCTCGGGTCGGCGCGCGGTCGCGTAGACCTTGCGGGCGCCGCGCGCGAGCAGCTCCTCGACGAAGGTGCGGCCGATGCCGCGGTTGGCGCCGGTGACGAGGGCGACCTGATCCTGGATGTCCATGCGTGCTCTTCCTCCTGCCGCCCGCGTCGTTCGCGGGGTGCGGCGCGGCCTACGCTAGGAGTTGACGTCGACGTGAAGGGCAAGTCCGCCCGACGGATCGACAGGATCACCACCACCATCAGCACGAGGGAAGAGGGCGGCATGCTGCGGATCGGCGACGTGGCGGGACGCGCGGGCGTGAGCACGCGGGCGCTCCGGTACTACGAGGAGCAGGGCCTCCTGCCCGCCGAGCGCACCGCGAGCGGCCAGCGCGTCTACCCGGAGGCGGCGGTCGAGCGCGTGCAGCTCATCCAGCGGCTGTATGCGGCGGGGTTGCCGAGCCGCACGATCCTCCAGCTGCTGCCGAGCGTCGACACCGGCGTCGCGGCGCCCGAGTCGCTCGCGCTCCTGCGCTCCGAGCGCGACCGGATCACCGCGGCCATCGCCGAGCTCGAGCGCGCCCGCGCGGAGCTGGAGCGCGTGATCGAGGTCTGCCTGCACCCGACGCCGGAGCACTGCCCGGCGCTGCGCGAGGGCGGGGCGGCGTACGCGGGGGCGCGCAAGGAGAGCGTCGCGGCCTGAGCCGCACCGACTGCTCTCGGCCAGGACAGCCGGCACCCGACGATCAGGGCTTGGCCCGACCGAGGATCCAGCCTCGGCGACCGTGCGCCTCCAGTGACCGGACCGACCGCGATAATCGACCATGGAAGCGGGTCTGCGGATTCGAGATAGAACCTTATTCACTCATCGGCCCGAGCGCAAGTCGGCAAAGGAAACGACTTGCCGCCCAACCAACCGCCCCGAGACGCTCATGGAATCGACATGGGGTCGTTCAAGGGGGAATCTCATGTACAAGAGATCACTCCGTACCGCTCTAGGGGGAGCGCTCACGCTCACTCTGGTGGCATCAGGTGCGGGAATCGCATCGGCTGAGTCTCAGCGAGATCTGGAAATCGGGACGCTGGCAGCTGAATCGGTGCCGGTAGGGGTCGCGGATCCCGGCGCAGCAGTTCAGCCGACGATCGTCGCCGATGGAAGCTTGATCTCGGGGAGTGGGGCGAATGTCCACATACCGTCGAACAGCGAATCCGACATCGTCGTCTCCGTGCCTGGTGAGCAGGACGTGACCGGGCTGACGATCAGTCTCCCGTCCAACGCCACGGGAGCGTCTTCGCTGCAGAGCGGTTCGTCATCGTCCGTCTTCGAGGGCGGATCCGCCTCGACTGTCATCCACGGTTTCGAGGACGGGCTCAGGCTGAGCACCGTCATCGAGGATGCTTCGGGTCCGAGTTCGTATGACTACGGCCTGCCCCAGGAGGTGGCGCCTGTGATCCAGCCGGATGGATCTGTGCTCCTCAGGTCCGAGTTCACCGGCGGCGATCTCGAGAGCGGCGAGAGCGTCGTCATCGAGTACGGACATGTTGACCCTGCGTGGGCGGTGGACGCGAACGGCGCGCCCGTGAAGACGGAGTACGAAGTCCGTGATGGTTTGCTTCGCCAGAACGTGCAGGTCGATGCTTCGACGGCGTTCCCGGTCGTCGCCGATCCGACCTTCTGGTGGGGCTGGAACGCGTTCATCCCCAACTCCGTGCACCAGAAGGTCTTTAAGGCTCTAGCCGTCGGGGCGGCTGCCACTACCATCGCCAACATCTTCGTCAGCTACATCCCGAATCCGTACGTGCAGCTCGCGGTCCGCCTCGCTGCGGCCCTGGCCATCGCGGGTACGGCTCTGTGGAATGCATGCAATTTCAACGGACGTGGCGTGATCGTCGGTCAATCGTGGCTCGCGGGCGCGATACCGCCCGGCCTCGGGACGACCTTTATTAGATTGGGTTTCTTCTGTCTTCCTCAGTGATCATCGCTCTGTCGAACGTCATCCTCATCTCGGGGGTGGCGTTCGGCAGGGCTGATTCGCGGCCGTGGATATCGCGACTCGCTCGCGTCGGCGTCGTGCTTGCTCTGGTCGTCCTCGGTCTCCATCTTCTCGAGGGCGTCTGGCGACTCGACCAAGGCGTCATCGCCGTGTCGCTCCTTCTTTCTGTGGCCTTCGACGCCGTCGTCCTCGTAGCCTTCTCGGCCGAGCAGTTCACGAAGCACGGGACCGCAGAGCGTCAAGACCGGCCGAACGAGTGAGAACTGCGGACGAGCGGCGGGATGCTGTGAGAACTGCCGCGGGCGACGTCCGCTACGGCCGCTCGTCCACCACGCCCACGAACCGGCTGCCGATCCCGTCCACCTCGCGGCGTGCCAGGCCCAGCGCGGGCTCGGGGAGCTCGTCGGGGGAGTGCCGCTCGCAGGACAGGTAGGAGAACTCCGGCCACCACTTCTTCGGGCGCACGGCCTCGGTGAAGCCGCACACCTCGCACGTCAGCTGCACCCAGACGGGCCGCTTGCCGGTCGCGTTGGCGCGGGACTGCGCGAGCCAGGCGGGCGGATCCGCATCCATCGCGGCGATCTCGGACTCGGGTACGCGCCCCGGGATGCCGTGGCGCGTGGCCATCTCCAGCGGGATGCCCAGCCGCAGCGCGGCCTCTCGTCTCGTGATCATGTCGCTCCAGGGTACTTGGGCTGCGTGTGTCCGCTGGGCATCGGCCGAGATGAATTGCGCACAACCTTGTTCCGTGGCAGGGTCGACGCATGACCGATCGCGAGCCCTGCGCCCCCGCCGATGAGACCGCGCCGCCCGCGCGCATCGCCGACGAGCTTGTGTGCTTCTCGCTCTACACGGCGTCGCGGTCGACCACGCAGGCGTACCGCGCGCTCCTCGCGCCGTGGGGCCTCACCTACCCGCAGTACCTCGTGCTGGTGCTGCTCTGGTCGGGCGACGACCGCACGGTCACCGAGCTCGGACAGCAGCTCGACCTCGACTCGGGCACGCTCTCGCCGCTGCTCGCGCGGATGGAGGAGGCCGGCTTCATCGCCCGCCGCCGGATCTCCGCGGACCAGCGCGTCGTCACGGTCTCGCTCGCCGAGCGCGGGCGCACCGTGCGGGCCGAGCTCGCGCACGTGCCCGCGGCGATCATCCGCGGCATGGGCCTCGACCTCGACCGCGCGCGCCAGCTGCTGGCCACCCTCCACCTGCTCACCGCGGGCATGCAGGACGCGACGGCCGAGGCGCTCGCGCACCCCGCGACGCGGCCCGCCGACGCGTCGGCCCGCACCCCCTGATCCGCACCATCCACCCCTCATCGAATCCGGCTGCCACGAGCGGCCACGAACGGAAGGAACCACATGGACGCCCTCTACACCGCGGAGGCCCTCGCCACGGGAGCCGGCCGCGACGGCCGCGTCGCCGTCAGCGACAGCGACCTCGCGCTCGACCTTTCCATCCCCAAGGAGATGGGCGGATCCGGCGAGGGCGCGAACCCCGAGCAGCTCTTCGCCGCCGGCTACGCCGCGTGCTTCCACTCCGCGCTGCAGGGCGTCGCCCGCGCGCGCAAGGTGAAGATCGCCGACTCGAGCGTGGGCAGCCGCGTGAGCATCGGATCCAACGGCCAGGGCGGCTACCAGCTCGCCGTGCACCTCGAGGTCGTGATCCCCGGGGTCGAGCACGACCTCGCGCAGGAGCTCGCCGACCAGGCCCACCAGGTCTGCCCCTACTCGAACGCGACCCGCGGCAACATCGAGGTCACCGTCACGGTCTCGGACGACTGATGGCCGGCCTCACCCGCAGGTCCTTCCCGCGCACGGCCGCCCGCGTCGTGCTCGGCTCGTTCCTAGCGTTCGCCGGCGTCTCGCACCTCACGGTGGCGCGCGAGGAGTTCCGCGCGCAGGTCCCGAAGTCGCTGCCGGTGCCCGAGGACGTGACCGTCATCGGATCCGGCGTGGCTGAGATCACGCTCGGCTCGGCCCTGCTGTTCGCGCGCTCGCGCCGCGGCCTCGCGGGCTGGGCGGCCGCCGCGTTCTTCACGGCGATCTTCCCGGGCAACATCGCCCAGTACGTCCACAGGCGCGACGCGTTCGGCCTCGACACCGACGCCAAGCGCTTCCGCCGCCTGTTCTTCCAGCCGGTGCTCATCGGGCTCGCGCTCTGGTCGACGGGAGCGCTCACGAAGCGCTGACCCGCCGCACGCACGACGACGGCCATCGGATCCCGGAGGGGGACCGGTGGCCGTCCGTCTTGACGGGGCCGGTCGCACGTCGCCAGCATGGGCGGATCCGCACCATCCGCGGTCCCTGCGTCTCGAAGGAGAGACCGATGCCCATGATCTTCGTCAACCTGCCCGTCACCGACCTGCCGCGCGCGACCGCGTTCTACGAGGCCGTGGGCTGCACCGTGAACCCGGACTTCAGCGATGAGAATGCGGCGTGCCTCGTCGTGGAGGCCGACCGCAGCGCCTTCATGCTCCTGACCCGCGACTTCTTCCAGTCGTTCCTCGAGGTGCCGGTGGGCGATCCGTCCGCGAGCGCCGCCGCGATCACCGCGGTGATGCTCGACAGCCGCACCGACGTCGACGCGCGCGCGACCGCGGGGCTCGCGGCCGGCGGATCCGAGGCGCGGCCCGCCGTCGACCTCGGCTTCATGTACCAGCGGCAGCTCCGCGATCCGGACGGCAACGTGATCGAGCTGGGGCACAT encodes:
- a CDS encoding SDR family NAD(P)-dependent oxidoreductase, whose amino-acid sequence is MLIDLNDRVVVVSGAAQGIGRAIAERFLAEGCRVFGLDLRFRDALPEGITAIVADVTDQASVQAAIAQVVEAAGRVDVLVNNAGINVEGSVETLEPARFQAAFDVNVGGVFLLSQAVIPAMKAAGGGRIINAASFAAVIPSVGAAAYGASKAAVVQFTRVLASELGPWGITVNAYAPGMIPTAMNGFAEMPEPAQDRLLDTLSIRRWERPDDVADLLVFLASDRAGYITGTLVDVSGGKLATQMPQRAYEGECAPERGPRDGAR
- a CDS encoding sensor histidine kinase, which codes for MSAASAPDSVDRFWVRPRPDRAGLRFDAMLAAVMLVLTTFSVMQYYALGMFPSRPAMWIIAAWILLMTAPLAFRRLQPEAVTLVLGVTFVVGADQFVPEVLFSNIAMFIAMYSLGAWGRNRMRANITRGIIVVGMFAWLFSSLLQTSGFYSLAGSTFEKAPADAWIPAPVAAGLISIITNLLYFGGAWYFGDRAWASARDRCALETRTAELATERERVAEQAVTIERVRIARELHDVVAHHVSVMGVHAGAARRVLGRDADKAAASLGIVEDNARSAIEELHRMLVALRQEDDGTGSTGHDGAADDQTRTASTRGVDQLHELVAEACGAGLAVAYDVIGTPRPLTPTVDLIVYRVAQESLTNVRKHAGTGARVDLRLRYLDDRVEVEVSDGGPAGAAASAAAGPVRNGPGGLGQRGMRERVAAVGGSIEIGPKARGGYLVRASVPTGRAPVAPPAPMPVPVDASIPAPTPEETRA
- a CDS encoding SDR family oxidoreductase; this encodes MSGARMHDQHDDHDLDARGEGAASPRTLWISGAGSGVGRATAVAAARDGWDLVLSGRRREALEETRALVDDLGSTAVVAPLDVTDDDALAAVVAGLDRLDGIVVAAGLNAPRRSWAEQETADFDRIVATNLTGPAHQVAAALPLLRVSGGTVVLVSSYAAWTHSPGAGVAYSASKTALGALVRDLNAQEAGSGIRATHLCPGTIDSEFLALRPTVPDAAERAAMLTPDDVARAAMFVLASPRHVRIDELVLSPMSQRGGF
- a CDS encoding MFS transporter, which encodes MSDTTASARPAAGGTGASGTPGAGRPAAPVVSRRAWQTLIVLLAGMFIALLDTTIVNVALPTIRTSLEASESTLSWIISGYALAFGLALIPAGRLGDRYGHKWVFVTGIALFTLASLACGVAQDDLQLVISRVVQGLAGGLFVPAVTAFIQLLFPPQARGKAFAIMGAVIGVSSALGPIVGGLIIQAAGEESGWRLVFFVNLPVGVATVIAAIFLLPSRRVAEEVARDVRAQSGQRAGAQQGGSAPAKAAAPAASGVDLVGILLVSAGLVALLVPLIDGQDQGWPLWTYLSLAGGVVLLALFGAWEVMQTKRSKGVLVPPRLFTHPAFTGGVILAMVYFAAFTSIFFTVSILWQSGLGNSALESGLVSIPFAIGSIVGSSQSNRLTNRLGRTVLVIGTALVSVGLIWLWLVLLNTAAEDLTSWMLLVPLLLAGIGNGLFIAPNAQFIVATVDPSEAGAASGVIGTVQRVGSAVGIAVIGSVLFAGVAGAGIQGPQMVPQAFTDASASAMGVSAIFAVVAFALVFALPRRVSRGH
- a CDS encoding response regulator; this translates as MSTEPTDPTGPAAPASVRVLLVDDQALVRAGIRVILESEDGIEVVGEAADGEEGVRLAAALSPDVICMDVQMPRVDGLEATRRIVADPEITASVLMLTTFDREDYLFTALDAGASGFVLKSASPESLVEAVHVIARGDALLSPDVTRRVIERFGRGSADAASTAPIPTIPTDPRVATLTDRELEVLRLLAEGLANAEIAERLYLGEATVKTHVSRLLLKLGVRDRVQAVVFAYERGIVVPGAS
- a CDS encoding alpha/beta fold hydrolase, whose product is MLTETDLRLPDGRTLHCYDTGSGDGADLVVVYHHGTPNVGPPPAPLVEAPEGRGIRWVSYDRPGYGGSTRHPGRTVADAASDDAAVADALGIDRFAVLGHSSGAVLALAAAAALPDRVLGALCGAALAPVEAEGLDWFAGMHAGGERELRAAVAGREALEEELAASTFDPAMFTDGDLRALETDWAWLNGVAAHGLDAGPGGMVDDDLALVADWGVDLAAVRTPVILLHGDADRIAPVAHARWLADRVPGAELVIRPGDGHIAVLHGAAEALGRLRERIHAAG
- a CDS encoding VOC family protein; this translates as MSIFLTCPVADVERAAAFYVALGWTRIDAMSGPRNACFAIAPDQFVMLASREMYASVGGVEELVGGPDTPSKVNVSFDLDSRAAVDALVERARAAGGRIGDTDEHLAMYQRQFDDLDGYHYSPFWMDPGADADA